The DNA sequence AAGCACGGCCGCGTACGCAGGATGGGCATTGACCAGTAGGTTGGCCGACGCGTGGGCCATCTCCGCCCGCGCCTCGTGCGCCGACGTGGATCCCGGCAGCTCCACCAGTGAGGAGGGCAGTTCCAGGGCTCGGCAGGCCGAGGCCCACGGCTCCCGCGGACCGCGCACCCGCAGGCGCAACGGCACATCGACGCAGCGTTGCGCGGCCGCGAGTCCCTCCAGGAGAGGCTCGACACGCTCGCCGGGCGCCACGCTGCCTCCGTACAGAAACACACACGGCTCGTGCGGACCGGGCGGCGTCCCCGGTGGGGTCGGTTCGTATCCGTTTTGGACGACCGCGATGCGACCCTCGGCCACCCCATAGGAGCGACGCAAACCCTCGAGCGTGCTCTGGCTGGTCACCACGACTCGGTTCGCTCGCGCCAACACCATGCGGTGCAGTCGGTCGTCGATGAGCCGGCGCCCCGCGGACCGGGGCCGCAGGAAGGGATGGGCCTCGCTCCACGGATCCCGGAATTCGGCGACCCAGGGGAACCGGCCTCCCCGTATCCCGATCATCGCTGCAAAATGCGCGCTGTACGGCACGGACGTGGACAGCACGACGGTGTGCTGCGGGTCCGCTGCGGCGAGCAGAGAGCGCACGGCCCGCGCCGCGAACGGAATCCACGCAACTCGCGAATCGGGCACGTAGACCCATTCGCGGACGAACCGCCGAGCCCACGAGGTGGCCGCACCCTGCGGGCCCGGCTGGGGCGCGTCCGCGGGCACCGCCCTCCGCCTGTGGAGCCAGCGACCGAGTTCGGGGGAGGCGACCCCGATGCGCTCCACCCCCTCGACCGGCGAACCCGAAGACGCTCCTTCGATCGGGAAGAATGGGACGTGCGGCGTGACCAGGGAAACCGACCAACCCAGCCGAGGAAGCCAGCGCAGCAGGGACGCGGCTCGCTCACTCGCAATCCCGATCTGCGGGGGCACGTGGTACGCCACCAGGACGAGTCGCTTCATGCTCCGGAATCCACCCCTGTCATCCGGCGGATGAGGCTGCGCTCTTCCCGTCCGACTTCCCCAGCCACCCCCAAGGCGATGGCGTACACTCCGGCGAACAGCACCGCACCGAGCGTGAGGGAGGGCCGCATCCGCCACAACAGCACACCACTGCCCAGGGCCAGAAGCGCGGGACGGAGTTGGGCTCGCAGGCCCATGGATGCAATCGCCCTGGAACCCCGCGGCCCCAGCGCCACCAGGGTCACGACTCCGTAGGAAAGGGCGCTCGCCGCCGCTGCCCCCGCTCCGCCCCAGCGAGGGATGAGCGCCAGGTTCAGCCCCATGTTCAGAAGTGCGGCGGCCAGCGCCAGAAGGGACGCGGTCCCTTGCTCGCGGGTGGCGAACAGGCGGTTGTACAGAACCGAGTTCAGGAAGGTGGTGGGAGCACACCAGGCGAGCACCCGCAGCATCGGTACCGCCTCCGACCAGCCTGCCCCGAACAGGAGTGGGATCAGACGAGGCGCTTCGACGCTGATCCACACCGCGAAGGGCCATCCCAACCAAGCGACGGCGCGCACGCTCATGCGTGTGGCGCGATCGAGGGCGCGCGGTGATTCGACGTCCAGTCGCGCGAGCAAGGGGAACGCAGACGACATGAATACGACCGGGGCCAGATTGGCCACCTCGACGATCCGCACCGCGGCCCCGTACCACCCGGTTTCCTGGCCCCCGCGCAGGGCATACAGCATCACCTGATCGACGCGCAGGTAGACCTGGATCAGAGCGAGCGTCAAGGCCACAGGAATCGAAGCCCGTAGCAAGGTCCGCCACGCGAAGGGGGCCCAGCTCGGTCGCAGTCGTAGACCCGCCGCCCGCCCCAGCCACCCCGAGAGGAGCAGCACCATGAGCGCCGCCCCGGCTTCCAGCGCAACGAACGCCTCCAGCGGCGCGCGCCAGGTGATCATTGCGACCTTCAGTCCCGACAGCACCAGGGACCAGATGCCCAGTACGCCACGCGGGATCGCCGTCCTGAGTGCGGTGGCGTACGGTATCAAGAAGAGGGACGCACACCCGAACGGGAACGCCAGCGTCACCCAAACCACCAGCAGCAACTCTCGACCGCGCAGCCCAACCGCACCCGCGACGGACCACGCCAAGACCATCGACGCCAACGACAGGAGTACGCGCAGGGTGACCGCCTCGCCAAGGATCCGATCCGTATCCTGCGGAGCACGCGCCACCTCTCGCTGCGCGACGGTGTCGATCCCCACAGAGGCCAGGATGACGAAGAACGACTGGAAGGCGTAGGTGGACACCAACAGACCGTACTCTCCGGGTCCGAGGTAGCGGGCCAACAGCACGCCGACCACGGCGGCGAGCACGGTATTCAGACCGTAGCCGAGCGCGGTGGCCAGCACGTTCGTGCCGAAGCGAGCGGCGAGGACCTCGATCCGTTCGCTCCGGTCGGGCGAGACTCCGGGTGCGGGCGCGGCGCTCACCGCGAACGCACCGCTCGTGCCGTGAGCTTCCATCCGGGCAGGGTCCTGCGGATGGCATTCAGCGTCCGGGCTCCGCTGCCGGGGGCGCTCGCCTGCGCCGGCCGCCTCATCTCCGGCCCGGATCCGGAGGTGGGAGGCGCGGCCCGGCGCGAGGAGAGCAGGGCGCGCCGCGCCCGGGCCGCGCCGTCTACGAGTCCCAGCAGCAGGGGCGGCACGGAAACCGTGACGTCGACCCCCACGTAGCCCGTCTCCCGCAGCAATCTCTGCAGGGACGACGCACTGAAGTGATGCAGATGGTGGGGGAGGTCGAACACGTGGCGCTGCGCCGGCGGCCATACGCCCGCCGCCCACGCCTCGCGGTTGGGCACCTCCACCCACAGCGTGCCCCCACGCCGCAGCGCTCCGCTGATGCGCTCCAACGCCGACGCCGGGTCGGGGAGGTGCTCGAGCACGTGCAGCATCGTGACCAGATCGAAGGAGTGTTGCTCGATGCGGGCATCGTCGAGGGTGCACTCCTGAACCGTGAGCCCCTTCGCGCGCGCGGCCCGAACGGCATCGGGGGAGCGCTCGATGCCGATCCCTTCCCAACCGAGCTCGCCCAGCGCCGCGAGGAACCCGCCCGTCCCGCATCCGACGTCGAGGACCCGACTGCCTTGGGCTTGTGCCGCGACGCCACGCGCTCGAGCGCGGTAGCGCTCCACCCCGTCCGTCATCGAACGGGTTTCGTAATAGCCCTCGGAGTGCGGGGCGTCGGCGTGTCGGGCCGCCTCGTCGAACGGGTGGGTCCACCCGTGATGGCATCCCGGACACACGCGAACCTGCCACCCGTGCCACCGGGCGTGCACGGCCCCGGGGTGTGCCCGGCACAGCGGGCAGAGCGGGTTCACCGTGCTGCCCCCGCCCGCAGCGCAGGGCGGAGCAACTCCCGAAACGACGAGCCAGCCACGTGCACGGCCTCACGAGCTCGCACCCTCCGATACGACCCGCCTCGCAGCGCTCCAGCGATGCCGAACAGCGTGCCTTCGACGGTCGCAGCGATCGCACGAGCCAGGGAGAATGCCCACGCGTATGCCTCTCCCCGATCGCGGGCCAGGGCGATCCGCTCGCCGGAGACCACGCGGCCCACTTTGCGCGCGGACGTGCCCTCCCCGCTCGCCCCCCCGACGTGGATGACGGACGCAGCGGGATCGAACCAGATGCGCCCGCCGCTCCGACGCATGCGCAGGCACAGATCCAATTCTTCCCCGTAGAGGAAGATTGCCGGATCGAAACCACTGACGCCGTGAAACCACTCGGTTCGCACCAACATGCAGGCGCCGATCACCCAGTCCACGGTCTGGCGCCGGTCGTGCGCGAACTGGGGGCCCAGCAGCCATCCGCTGCGCCACGCTTGGGGTAGAAGACGCCAGAGTTCGGTGCGGGTGCACAGCTCTCGCGCGATGGTTGGTGCCCTCCGAGCCGACCACTGCAGCGATCCGTCCTCGCTCTCCACCCTCGGCCCCACTGCAGCGCAGAGTTCGTCACGATCAGCAGCCTCGACCAACGCTGCCAATCCGTCCTGGTCGGAAAACCAAGCGTCACTGTTCAGGAAGAGGAGGTAGGGCGTGGTGGCGTGTAGCGCCCCGAGGTTGTTGGCACGCCCGAACCCAAGGTTCTCTCCCACTTCGATCACC is a window from the Gemmatimonadota bacterium genome containing:
- a CDS encoding glycosyltransferase yields the protein MKRLVLVAYHVPPQIGIASERAASLLRWLPRLGWSVSLVTPHVPFFPIEGASSGSPVEGVERIGVASPELGRWLHRRRAVPADAPQPGPQGAATSWARRFVREWVYVPDSRVAWIPFAARAVRSLLAAADPQHTVVLSTSVPYSAHFAAMIGIRGGRFPWVAEFRDPWSEAHPFLRPRSAGRRLIDDRLHRMVLARANRVVVTSQSTLEGLRRSYGVAEGRIAVVQNGYEPTPPGTPPGPHEPCVFLYGGSVAPGERVEPLLEGLAAAQRCVDVPLRLRVRGPREPWASACRALELPSSLVELPGSTSAHEARAEMAHASANLLVNAHPAYAAVLPGKAFEYLGVRRPIVAALRPGSELEVLLTDYARPLLVDGASGSAWSTAFVEVARRHRAGTLQTPVDERRPLAALSREWQMGSLATLLDEVLAGP
- a CDS encoding flippase — encoded protein: MEAHGTSGAFAVSAAPAPGVSPDRSERIEVLAARFGTNVLATALGYGLNTVLAAVVGVLLARYLGPGEYGLLVSTYAFQSFFVILASVGIDTVAQREVARAPQDTDRILGEAVTLRVLLSLASMVLAWSVAGAVGLRGRELLLVVWVTLAFPFGCASLFLIPYATALRTAIPRGVLGIWSLVLSGLKVAMITWRAPLEAFVALEAGAALMVLLLSGWLGRAAGLRLRPSWAPFAWRTLLRASIPVALTLALIQVYLRVDQVMLYALRGGQETGWYGAAVRIVEVANLAPVVFMSSAFPLLARLDVESPRALDRATRMSVRAVAWLGWPFAVWISVEAPRLIPLLFGAGWSEAVPMLRVLAWCAPTTFLNSVLYNRLFATREQGTASLLALAAALLNMGLNLALIPRWGGAGAAAASALSYGVVTLVALGPRGSRAIASMGLRAQLRPALLALGSGVLLWRMRPSLTLGAVLFAGVYAIALGVAGEVGREERSLIRRMTGVDSGA
- a CDS encoding class I SAM-dependent methyltransferase encodes the protein MTDGVERYRARARGVAAQAQGSRVLDVGCGTGGFLAALGELGWEGIGIERSPDAVRAARAKGLTVQECTLDDARIEQHSFDLVTMLHVLEHLPDPASALERISGALRRGGTLWVEVPNREAWAAGVWPPAQRHVFDLPHHLHHFSASSLQRLLRETGYVGVDVTVSVPPLLLGLVDGAARARRALLSSRRAAPPTSGSGPEMRRPAQASAPGSGARTLNAIRRTLPGWKLTARAVRSR
- a CDS encoding glycosyltransferase family 2 protein yields the protein MFSTTPQVTAVVVSYNTRELTIRAVASLEEQRGVDVAAVVVDNGSADGSVEALRARFPQIQVIEVGENLGFGRANNLGALHATTPYLLFLNSDAWFSDQDGLAALVEAADRDELCAAVGPRVESEDGSLQWSARRAPTIARELCTRTELWRLLPQAWRSGWLLGPQFAHDRRQTVDWVIGACMLVRTEWFHGVSGFDPAIFLYGEELDLCLRMRRSGGRIWFDPAASVIHVGGASGEGTSARKVGRVVSGERIALARDRGEAYAWAFSLARAIAATVEGTLFGIAGALRGGSYRRVRAREAVHVAGSSFRELLRPALRAGAAR